In one window of Canis lupus baileyi chromosome 10, mCanLup2.hap1, whole genome shotgun sequence DNA:
- the ANP32B gene encoding acidic leucine-rich nuclear phosphoprotein 32 family member B isoform X2, whose amino-acid sequence MDMKRRIHLELRNRTPAAVRELVLDNCKSNDGKIEGLTAEFVNLEFLSLINVGLISVSNLPKLPKLKKLELSDNRIFGGLDMLAEKLPNLTHLNLSGNKLKDISTLEPLKKLEYLKSLDLFNCEVTNLNDYRESVFKLLPQLTYLDGYDREDREAPDSDAEVDGVDEEEEDEEGEDEEDEEDEDGEEEEFDDEEDEDEDEDVEGEEDEDEVSGEEEEFGHDGEVDEDEDDEDEDEDEEEEESGKGEKRKRETDDEGEDD is encoded by the exons GTTCGAGAACTTGTCCTGGATAATTGCAAATCAAATGATGGGAAAATTGAGGGCTTAACAGCTGAATTTGTGAACTTAGAGTTCCTCAGTTTAATAAATGTAGGCTTGATTTCCGTTTCAAATCTCCCCAAACTACCTAAATTGAAAAAG CTTGAGCTCAGTGACAATAGAATCTTTGGAGGTCTGGACATGTTAGCAGAAAAACTTCCAAATCTTACACATTTAAACTTAAGTGGAAATAAACTGAAAGATATCAGCACCTTGGAACCTTTG AAAAAGTTGGAATACCTGAAAAGCCTGGATTTGTTTAACTGTGAGGTTACTAATCTGAATGACTACCGAGAGAGTGTCTTCAAGCTCCTGCCCCAACTGACCTACCTGGATGGCTATGACCGAGAGGATCGGGAAGCCCCTGACTCAGATGCCGAAGTGGATGGTGtggatgaagaagaggaggatgaaG AAGGAGAAgatgaggaggatgaggaagaTGAGGATGGTGAGGAGGAAGAGTTTGATGATGAAgaggatgaagatgaagatgaagatgtagaaggggaagaggatgaAGACGAAGTCAGTGGAGAG GAAGAAGAATTTGGACATGATGGAGAGgttgatgaagatgaagatgatgaggatgaagatgaagatgaag aggaggaagaaagtggGAAAggtgaaaagaggaagagagaaacagacgATGAAGGAGAAGATGATTAA